Proteins encoded by one window of Paenibacillus urinalis:
- a CDS encoding (Fe-S)-binding protein has translation MILQMMNALLFTLITGWAVYLFARVVYHRYLYIKLGRPADLRKDIQDRIAAFMVQVFGQSKLFKDPRSGIMHFIVFYGFIILQFGALDIIWKGLTGHSLPIPGYEGFILTQEITVVLILLAISYAAYRRYGEKLHRLKRGWKPSLVVFYITSLMISVLFTMAFERLREDLPSSTYAPISSGIASLFTWMPDIAVAAMYYFFWWIHLLILLSFLLYVPQSKHFHLITAPINILLRRTDPPGKLSKLDLEDEEAESYGVGHIEDFTQKQMLDFYACVECGRCTNVCPATNTGKLLSPMHMIIKLRDHLTEKGEALTSKSAWMPASVFGYAGVHEMRTADLSLSEWTGEGVTDIRPTMSVQKRAWHQVEGVTAKDVQLIGGVMTEEEIWACTTCRNCEDQCPVANEHVDKIVDLRRHLVLMEGSVPHEGQRAMQNIERQGNPWGISRAERSKWVKEIDPDGTLNLSIPTVKENPDFDILLFVGSMGSYDNRSRKVTRSLVHLLNEAGVNFAILGNEEKNSGDTPRRMGNEFLFQQLCVENIEIFNKYGVQKIVTACPHTFNVFKNEYPDFGLTAEVLHHTELLDELVKTGKLIPKHTLSEKITYHDSCYLGRYNDVYDQPRDVLRAIPGVELVEMERSRENGMCCGAGGGQMWMEEDTGKRVNLARTEQALSVSPTMISSACPYCLTMLEDGTKLKEVEDKVQTKDIAEILEASVFGVSEMNEQEVVAK, from the coding sequence ATGATTCTACAAATGATGAATGCGCTGCTCTTTACCCTCATTACCGGCTGGGCGGTTTATCTATTCGCCAGAGTTGTATACCACCGTTACTTATATATCAAATTAGGCAGACCTGCGGATCTTCGCAAGGACATTCAAGACAGGATTGCAGCATTTATGGTGCAGGTCTTCGGTCAGAGCAAGCTGTTCAAGGATCCGAGAAGCGGAATCATGCATTTTATCGTTTTTTACGGATTTATTATTCTGCAGTTTGGTGCACTGGATATTATCTGGAAGGGCCTCACAGGGCACAGTCTGCCTATACCCGGCTACGAAGGATTTATACTGACCCAGGAGATTACGGTCGTGCTTATTCTCCTCGCCATCTCATATGCTGCCTATCGAAGATATGGGGAGAAGCTGCATCGGTTAAAAAGAGGCTGGAAACCAAGCCTTGTTGTCTTTTATATCACATCTCTAATGATATCCGTTCTCTTCACAATGGCATTTGAGCGTCTCAGAGAGGATTTGCCATCTTCAACCTATGCACCCATCTCATCTGGAATTGCATCGTTATTTACCTGGATGCCCGACATAGCGGTGGCCGCAATGTATTACTTTTTCTGGTGGATTCATCTGCTGATCCTGCTCTCCTTTCTACTATACGTACCCCAATCCAAGCACTTTCATCTTATTACTGCACCCATTAACATCCTGCTGCGACGAACAGATCCACCTGGCAAGCTAAGTAAGCTCGATTTAGAAGACGAAGAGGCAGAGTCCTATGGAGTCGGTCATATCGAAGATTTTACCCAGAAGCAAATGCTCGATTTCTATGCCTGCGTAGAGTGCGGACGATGTACGAATGTATGTCCGGCGACCAATACCGGCAAGCTCTTGTCCCCCATGCACATGATTATCAAGTTAAGAGACCACTTAACCGAGAAGGGCGAGGCGTTGACGTCGAAGTCGGCCTGGATGCCTGCCAGTGTGTTTGGTTACGCTGGAGTCCACGAAATGAGAACTGCCGATCTATCACTTAGCGAATGGACGGGGGAAGGAGTCACCGACATTCGTCCAACCATGAGTGTGCAAAAGAGAGCCTGGCATCAAGTTGAAGGTGTTACCGCCAAGGATGTGCAGCTCATCGGTGGAGTCATGACAGAAGAAGAAATATGGGCTTGCACAACGTGCCGTAACTGTGAGGATCAGTGTCCTGTTGCAAACGAGCATGTAGATAAAATTGTGGATCTCAGACGTCATCTCGTGCTGATGGAGGGAAGCGTACCTCATGAAGGACAACGAGCAATGCAGAATATTGAGCGTCAGGGTAATCCATGGGGGATCAGCCGGGCAGAACGCAGCAAGTGGGTGAAGGAAATTGACCCGGACGGCACCTTGAATTTGAGCATTCCGACGGTGAAGGAGAACCCGGACTTTGACATTCTGCTGTTTGTAGGCTCGATGGGGTCCTATGATAACCGGAGCCGAAAGGTTACACGTTCGCTCGTTCATTTGCTGAATGAGGCAGGTGTCAACTTTGCGATCTTGGGCAATGAAGAGAAGAATTCGGGTGATACACCGAGACGAATGGGGAATGAATTTTTGTTCCAGCAGTTATGTGTGGAGAACATCGAAATTTTTAATAAATATGGTGTTCAGAAAATCGTTACAGCCTGTCCCCATACATTTAACGTGTTCAAGAATGAATATCCCGATTTTGGCCTTACAGCCGAAGTGCTTCATCATACCGAGCTCCTGGATGAGCTGGTCAAGACCGGCAAGCTGATTCCCAAGCACACGTTATCGGAGAAAATCACCTATCACGATTCCTGCTATCTCGGAAGATATAACGATGTGTACGATCAGCCGCGAGATGTGCTGCGCGCTATTCCAGGCGTCGAGCTCGTGGAAATGGAACGCAGTCGAGAGAACGGGATGTGCTGCGGTGCCGGCGGCGGACAGATGTGGATGGAGGAGGATACCGGCAAGCGTGTAAATCTCGCCCGGACAGAACAGGCATTATCTGTATCACCGACGATGATCAGCTCTGCTTGTCCTTACTGTCTGACAATGCTGGAGGATGGGACGAAGCTCAAAGAAGTAGAAGACAAAGTGCAAACAAAGGATATTGCAGAAATACTGGAAGCTTCCGTGTTCGGTGTTTCTGAAATGAATGAACAGGAGGTCGTTGCGAAGTGA
- a CDS encoding 3-hydroxyacyl-CoA dehydrogenase/enoyl-CoA hydratase family protein, producing the protein MLTPTHPSAITKRTLSKAAVIGSGVMGAGIAAHLANAGLTCLLLDIVPAQLTPEEEQAGLSLEHPAVRNRFATRAIAALPKSSTAPLYAPHVAERITPGNIEDHLHLLKQVDWIIEVVTEKLEIKKSIMKQIEAVRTKGTIVSTNTSGISVNAMVEDCNEEFRRHFLGTHFFNPPRHMKLLEIIPGLDTDPEITSFMKEFCEKRLGKGVVIAKDTPNFISNRIGTYGLLVTLREMAENGYSVEEVDAATGPVLGRPKSATFRTLDLVGIDTFIHVAQNVYDSVPDGAERAVFEVPAALQELLTRGWIGEKSGQGFYKKVKGDHGSQILSLSLANMEYSPSAKISSTSIEAAKTVKGARKKIRAFLNTKDRYSELAWNVLKQVLIYSAEKLGEIADSIQDIDHAMKWGFNWELGPFETWDLIGLPASVDRMEAEGLIVPAWVKSWIAAGNNSFYQQKEGDVFQYFKGEYKAVENRPEIISLAALKAQNKIIRSNTGANLIDIGDDVALLEFTSPNNAIGADILVMIQQAAEEVEANYRGLVLANEGRNFCVGANLMLMLMEAQSGDWDEVDDIIRLFQGSMMKLKQLAKPVAAAPHRMTLGGGVEACLPADRIIFSAETYFGLVETGVGLIPAGGGCKELVRMTSDRFSDQQADLQPELNRIFEMIALAKTSSSGHEALKMGYGRSQDRVVMNQDYRIYEAKQAVLELDREGYTPAPAGKARVAGRDGRAVLQLGALDMKQSGYISEHDYLIAKKLAHILAGGDVPAGTLVSEQYLLDLEREAFLSLLGEVKTQQRMQHMLAKGKPLRN; encoded by the coding sequence ATGTTAACCCCAACTCATCCATCTGCAATTACGAAGAGGACCTTATCCAAAGCTGCCGTAATCGGCTCCGGGGTCATGGGTGCAGGAATTGCTGCACATCTGGCCAATGCGGGACTGACTTGTCTGCTGCTGGATATTGTACCGGCTCAATTAACACCAGAAGAAGAGCAGGCAGGGCTATCGCTGGAACATCCTGCCGTACGTAACCGATTCGCCACTAGGGCAATCGCTGCGCTTCCTAAGTCAAGCACGGCTCCACTTTATGCTCCTCATGTTGCAGAACGGATAACACCTGGCAATATAGAGGATCACTTGCATCTACTGAAACAAGTTGACTGGATTATTGAAGTCGTCACCGAAAAGCTGGAAATTAAGAAGTCTATCATGAAGCAGATTGAAGCGGTCCGTACAAAAGGAACCATTGTCAGCACGAACACGTCCGGCATATCGGTCAATGCCATGGTGGAGGATTGCAATGAGGAGTTTCGGCGTCATTTTCTAGGCACGCATTTTTTTAATCCACCACGGCATATGAAGCTGCTGGAGATTATCCCTGGATTAGACACTGATCCCGAGATCACATCTTTTATGAAAGAATTTTGTGAGAAAAGGCTGGGCAAGGGCGTCGTCATTGCCAAGGATACTCCGAATTTCATCTCAAACCGTATTGGCACTTATGGACTGCTCGTCACATTGAGGGAAATGGCGGAAAACGGATACTCGGTCGAGGAAGTGGACGCCGCAACAGGTCCGGTACTCGGCAGGCCCAAGAGTGCAACGTTCCGTACGCTCGATTTGGTAGGGATCGATACGTTTATTCATGTGGCCCAGAACGTGTATGATTCCGTGCCGGATGGAGCGGAGAGGGCTGTATTTGAAGTGCCTGCCGCGCTGCAGGAGCTGTTAACAAGAGGCTGGATTGGAGAGAAGAGCGGTCAGGGGTTCTACAAAAAAGTGAAAGGAGATCACGGCAGTCAGATTCTATCTTTGAGTCTAGCTAACATGGAGTACAGTCCAAGCGCCAAGATCAGCTCAACGTCGATTGAAGCTGCGAAGACAGTCAAAGGAGCAAGGAAGAAGATCAGGGCTTTTCTGAACACAAAGGACCGATATTCAGAGCTGGCATGGAATGTGCTTAAGCAAGTGCTGATCTACTCCGCAGAGAAGCTGGGGGAAATCGCGGATTCCATCCAGGATATCGATCATGCAATGAAATGGGGATTTAATTGGGAGCTGGGCCCGTTTGAGACCTGGGATCTGATTGGTCTGCCTGCATCGGTTGATCGCATGGAAGCAGAAGGTCTGATCGTGCCTGCATGGGTGAAGAGCTGGATCGCTGCAGGGAACAATTCCTTTTATCAGCAGAAGGAAGGAGACGTATTCCAATATTTCAAAGGGGAGTACAAAGCGGTAGAAAATCGTCCTGAGATTATATCCTTAGCAGCACTTAAAGCTCAGAACAAAATCATTCGTTCAAACACAGGCGCAAATCTGATTGATATTGGAGATGATGTTGCCCTTCTGGAATTCACCTCTCCAAACAATGCCATTGGCGCCGACATCCTGGTCATGATTCAGCAGGCAGCCGAAGAAGTCGAAGCTAATTATAGAGGGCTCGTTCTTGCCAATGAAGGCCGAAACTTCTGTGTGGGTGCGAATCTCATGCTGATGCTCATGGAAGCCCAAAGCGGAGATTGGGATGAGGTGGATGACATTATCCGATTGTTCCAAGGCAGTATGATGAAGCTCAAGCAATTAGCTAAACCGGTTGCAGCTGCCCCACATCGGATGACGCTTGGAGGAGGCGTTGAAGCCTGTCTACCCGCAGACCGAATTATCTTCTCGGCAGAAACCTATTTTGGCTTGGTCGAAACCGGAGTAGGCTTGATTCCAGCCGGGGGAGGCTGCAAAGAGTTGGTGCGGATGACGAGCGATCGCTTTTCGGATCAGCAGGCCGACCTTCAGCCAGAGCTTAACCGAATTTTTGAAATGATTGCACTTGCCAAAACCTCATCCAGTGGGCATGAAGCACTGAAAATGGGATATGGCCGCTCCCAGGATCGTGTCGTGATGAATCAGGATTATCGCATCTATGAAGCCAAGCAGGCCGTGCTTGAATTGGATCGTGAAGGATATACACCAGCTCCTGCCGGTAAAGCAAGAGTCGCAGGGCGTGACGGACGTGCGGTGCTTCAGCTGGGGGCGCTGGATATGAAGCAGAGCGGATATATTAGCGAGCATGATTACCTCATTGCGAAGAAGCTTGCTCATATTCTGGCAGGGGGAGATGTTCCGGCAGGTACCCTTGTCTCAGAACAGTATTTATTGGACCTTGAACGGGAGGCCTTCTTGAGCCTGCTAGGTGAAGTGAAAACCCAGCAGCGCATGCAGCACATGCTTGCCAAGGGTAAGCCTCTTCGCAATTAG
- a CDS encoding acetyl-CoA C-acyltransferase, translated as MREAVIVSLARTAVGKAKKGSLADTRVEDLGKAVLEAVIARAPGLKKEDVEDIILGCAMPEGEQGLNVARIISLYSGFPVTVPALTINRFCSSGLQAIAFAAERIMLGSAEVIVAGGVESMSHVPMTGFKPAPHYRIVEEMPEVYMGMGHTAEEVARRFGVNRESQDAYAVNSHRKAHAAIAAGRFKDEIVPVEVTHTTIDDNGRIRNRQFTFDTDEGVRADTSAEGLARLKPAFSVKGTVTAGNASQTSDGAAAVAVMSREKAEELGLEPLATFRSFALAGVEPEIMGVGPVEAIPKALRMAGIELDQVELFEINEAFASQCLHIIRALNLDEEKVNVNGGAIALGHPLGCTGAKLTVSLVSELARRGGGYGVVSMCIGGGMGAAGVFEVHAQSAGTA; from the coding sequence TTGAGAGAAGCAGTCATTGTGTCACTTGCCCGAACCGCTGTAGGCAAGGCCAAGAAAGGAAGCCTGGCGGATACACGAGTAGAGGATTTGGGCAAAGCTGTGCTTGAAGCTGTTATTGCACGCGCGCCAGGGCTGAAAAAGGAAGATGTCGAGGATATTATCCTCGGCTGTGCAATGCCGGAAGGAGAGCAGGGGTTGAATGTTGCACGCATCATTTCCTTGTATTCCGGCTTTCCTGTTACCGTTCCCGCACTGACGATCAATCGGTTCTGCTCCTCCGGACTGCAAGCGATTGCATTTGCGGCGGAACGAATAATGCTCGGTTCTGCTGAAGTCATTGTTGCGGGCGGCGTGGAGAGCATGAGCCATGTTCCCATGACCGGCTTCAAGCCTGCTCCACATTACCGAATTGTGGAGGAGATGCCGGAAGTATATATGGGAATGGGACACACCGCTGAGGAGGTAGCCCGCAGGTTCGGGGTGAACCGGGAGTCACAGGATGCCTATGCCGTGAACAGTCATCGTAAAGCCCATGCGGCAATCGCTGCCGGCCGATTCAAGGATGAAATCGTGCCTGTCGAGGTTACCCATACGACCATTGATGACAACGGGCGGATCAGGAACCGTCAATTCACTTTTGATACCGATGAAGGGGTGCGTGCAGATACCTCAGCAGAGGGGCTAGCCCGTTTGAAACCTGCATTTTCGGTAAAAGGCACCGTTACGGCAGGCAATGCATCTCAAACCAGCGATGGGGCAGCAGCTGTCGCTGTAATGAGCAGGGAAAAAGCAGAGGAGCTCGGTCTTGAACCCTTGGCCACCTTCCGCTCGTTTGCCTTGGCAGGTGTAGAGCCGGAAATTATGGGGGTAGGACCTGTCGAAGCGATACCAAAAGCGCTGAGAATGGCGGGAATTGAGCTGGATCAGGTGGAGCTGTTTGAAATTAACGAAGCATTCGCTTCCCAGTGCCTGCACATCATCCGTGCTCTTAACCTTGACGAAGAGAAGGTTAACGTGAACGGTGGTGCTATTGCACTTGGTCATCCGCTCGGCTGTACGGGCGCGAAGCTTACCGTGAGCCTGGTATCCGAACTAGCGCGCCGTGGTGGAGGATATGGGGTGGTGAGCATGTGCATTGGCGGAGGGATGGGTGCAGCGGGGGTGTTCGAGGTGCACGCACAAAGCGCTGGAACAGCCTAG